The following are from one region of the Juglans regia cultivar Chandler chromosome 10, Walnut 2.0, whole genome shotgun sequence genome:
- the LOC108991124 gene encoding uncharacterized protein LOC108991124, giving the protein MGKLSFGRVLDCFCISSCSSACFCMVNSMETQDEFETRSLIRSDKDQLPRLKDVVAGNQTLAYQLKPKTVMLRVSMHCHGCARKVEKHVSKIEGVTSYRVDLESKMVVVIGDILPFEVLESVSKVKNAELWDNRILNDLDELHFATQIANIPPTKMAERL; this is encoded by the exons ATGGGGAAGCTCAGCTTTGGCAGGGTTTTAGACTGTTTTTGCATTTCTTCTTGCTCGAGCGCTTGCTTCTGCATGGTTAACTCCATGGAAACCCAAGATGAGTTTGAGACAAGGTCACTGATCAGAAGTGATAAAGACCAGTTGCCGAGACTGAAAGATGTTGTTGCTGGAAACCAAACCTTGGCTTATCAATTGAAGCCCAAG ACTGTGATGCTAAGGGTATCCATGCACTGCCATGGCTGTGCAAGAAAAGTTGAGAAACATGTCTCGAAGATTGAAG GAGTAACCTCGTACAGAGTAGACTTGGAAAGCAAGATGGTGGTTGTCATCGGAGACATTCTTCCTTTCGAAGTGCTGGAGAGTGTCTCTAAGGTAAAAAACGCAGAGCTTTGGGATAATCGAATTCTCAATGATCTCGATGAACTGCATTTTGCAACCCAAATTGCCAATATTCCACCCACAAAAATGGCAGAGAGACTTTAA